A window of the Hydrogenobacter hydrogenophilus genome harbors these coding sequences:
- a CDS encoding radical SAM protein — MNKLVLEKLTEQKESPEYLQISMAAAMTLGLVPGQFYRNTKLSCINTLLTYPSGCHADCAYCGLQKARDMEYSKKNFIRVEWPTVKLEDIIERSKSVGHVERLCIAQITHPKAIRDTKYVLKRVLEELGDKIFVSLLINATGTTYEDMEDYKKLGADTVTVAIDCATPEIFEKLRGRPMKSPHRWETFWKVLEWACDVMGDGYAGCHLVVGLGETEQEMIQTIQRVRDLGARTHLFSFWPEEGSMMEKEKPCPAPQYRRVQFARYLIDNKIARYEDMKFNEKGQVVHFGIDQDTFEEIFWSGRPFMTSGCRGKTTEVACNRPFGDSSVSDIKSYPFKPERSDLKKIRKQLFDYEMNTNYPDILNPSVLRYQ, encoded by the coding sequence ATGAATAAATTGGTACTTGAAAAACTCACAGAGCAAAAGGAAAGTCCCGAATATCTTCAGATAAGTATGGCTGCCGCTATGACTTTAGGTTTAGTTCCCGGACAGTTCTATAGGAACACTAAGCTAAGCTGTATAAATACGCTTTTGACCTATCCATCTGGATGTCATGCAGACTGTGCGTATTGTGGTCTTCAGAAAGCAAGGGATATGGAGTACTCCAAAAAGAACTTCATAAGGGTGGAGTGGCCTACCGTAAAACTGGAAGACATCATAGAAAGGTCAAAAAGTGTAGGTCATGTAGAACGACTCTGTATAGCTCAGATCACGCACCCAAAGGCTATAAGGGATACTAAGTATGTGCTCAAAAGGGTTTTGGAAGAGCTGGGAGATAAAATCTTCGTATCTTTGCTTATAAACGCAACGGGAACCACATACGAAGATATGGAAGACTATAAAAAGCTTGGTGCTGATACTGTTACTGTAGCTATAGATTGCGCAACACCAGAGATATTTGAGAAGCTAAGAGGAAGACCCATGAAAAGCCCTCACAGGTGGGAAACCTTTTGGAAGGTGTTAGAGTGGGCTTGTGATGTGATGGGAGATGGTTATGCAGGTTGTCATCTGGTAGTAGGTCTTGGAGAAACAGAGCAAGAAATGATACAAACCATACAGAGGGTCAGAGATTTAGGCGCAAGAACTCACCTCTTTTCCTTCTGGCCAGAAGAAGGCTCCATGATGGAAAAGGAAAAGCCATGTCCAGCACCACAGTACAGAAGAGTACAGTTCGCCAGATACCTTATAGACAACAAGATAGCTCGGTACGAGGACATGAAGTTCAACGAAAAAGGACAGGTGGTACACTTCGGCATAGACCAAGATACCTTTGAGGAGATCTTTTGGAGTGGAAGACCCTTCATGACTTCTGGATGTAGAGGTAAAACTACTGAGGTTGCCTGCAACAGACCTTTTGGTGATAGTTCAGTAAGCGACATAAAAAGCTATCCCTTCAAGCCAGAAAGAAGCGACCTTAAAAAGATAAGGAAACAGTTGTTTGATTACGAAATGAACACAAATTACCCAGATATTTTGAATCCAAGCGTGCTCAGATACCAATGA
- the rdgB gene encoding RdgB/HAM1 family non-canonical purine NTP pyrophosphatase, whose translation MELKRILLATSNLRKAEEMKRLLEAYSFQVEVPKEEIEVQEVGSSFLENAYIKAQAYYERYRMPTLADDSGLVVYALDGYPGVFSSRFYDHEYGGKEEVKTSKDEANIRKLLRLMEGIKDRRAKFVAFLILSLGDAGYWSKGECEGSILEEPKGSEGFGYDPVFQPEGMQKSMAQLKSEEKDAISHRGKAIRNLIKILRGGKL comes from the coding sequence ATGGAGCTAAAGAGGATACTTTTAGCAACGAGCAATCTAAGAAAGGCAGAGGAGATGAAGAGGCTATTAGAAGCTTATTCCTTTCAAGTAGAAGTTCCTAAAGAGGAGATAGAGGTTCAGGAAGTGGGTTCAAGCTTTTTGGAAAATGCTTACATAAAGGCACAAGCTTACTACGAAAGGTACCGTATGCCTACCCTTGCAGACGATTCAGGGCTTGTGGTTTATGCGCTTGATGGCTATCCGGGAGTTTTTTCCAGCAGGTTCTACGATCATGAGTATGGAGGAAAAGAAGAGGTAAAGACTTCAAAGGATGAAGCCAACATAAGGAAACTACTTAGATTGATGGAGGGTATAAAAGACAGAAGAGCCAAGTTTGTAGCTTTCCTCATCCTGAGTTTGGGAGACGCCGGGTACTGGTCAAAAGGTGAGTGTGAAGGCAGTATCCTTGAAGAACCAAAAGGTTCAGAAGGCTTTGGTTATGATCCCGTCTTTCAGCCAGAAGGTATGCAAAAGAGCATGGCACAGCTAAAGTCAGAAGAGAAGGATGCCATATCCCATCGTGGAAAAGCCATCAGAAATCTTATTAAAATACTTAGAGGAGGTAAGTTATGA
- a CDS encoding radical SAM protein, with protein MRLIDLPEGVSLDHTLLEELQEGFEIRKKFFGNTIYFHSPGFKHYEVDDFKVSSGPKFVDISITGRHCELMCDHCASKILWHMIPATTPEELIKVGEELKKKGIQGVLISGGSNKDGVVELMPFLKAMRYLKEELGMILTCHVGLVSKGLAEGLKEAQVDAVLLDIIGDDRTIAEVYKMPHKSVKDYETSLRNLKEYGHNIVPHVIIGLHYGKILGEYRAIDLISDFEPSALVLVVVMPYYGKAKFQLLPPPKAEDSARVILHARKKLPTTHVVIGCARPAGEERLRLDMYALHAGVNGITFPAEGVFSYARKMGLSPVVSQNCCSTVFMPQWS; from the coding sequence GTGCGGTTGATAGACCTTCCTGAGGGTGTGTCTTTGGACCACACCCTCCTTGAAGAACTTCAAGAAGGTTTTGAGATAAGGAAAAAGTTTTTTGGCAACACTATATACTTTCATAGTCCAGGCTTTAAACACTACGAGGTAGATGACTTTAAGGTGAGTTCCGGTCCCAAGTTTGTGGACATTTCCATAACGGGGAGACACTGTGAGCTCATGTGTGATCACTGTGCTTCTAAGATCCTTTGGCACATGATACCAGCAACCACACCGGAAGAGCTTATAAAAGTGGGAGAAGAACTCAAGAAAAAGGGCATACAAGGTGTTCTCATCTCAGGAGGATCTAACAAAGACGGTGTTGTGGAGCTTATGCCCTTTCTGAAGGCTATGAGATACTTAAAGGAAGAGCTGGGTATGATCCTGACTTGTCATGTGGGACTTGTGAGCAAGGGGCTCGCAGAAGGCTTAAAAGAAGCACAGGTAGATGCAGTTCTTTTGGACATAATAGGTGATGACAGAACTATAGCGGAAGTTTATAAAATGCCACACAAAAGCGTAAAAGATTACGAAACATCTTTGAGAAATCTCAAAGAATACGGACACAACATAGTCCCCCATGTTATTATAGGGCTTCACTACGGGAAAATTTTGGGAGAATACAGAGCTATAGACCTTATCTCGGATTTTGAACCCTCAGCCTTAGTATTAGTAGTAGTCATGCCTTACTATGGAAAAGCTAAGTTCCAATTGCTACCACCACCAAAAGCAGAAGATAGTGCAAGAGTAATATTGCATGCAAGGAAAAAACTACCTACAACCCATGTGGTGATAGGCTGTGCCAGACCTGCTGGCGAGGAAAGGCTTAGGTTAGATATGTACGCTCTCCATGCTGGAGTCAATGGCATCACTTTTCCAGCGGAGGGTGTTTTCTCTTACGCAAGAAAAATGGGTCTTTCGCCTGTAGTTTCCCAAAACTGCTGTTCAACTGTTTTTATGCCACAATGGAGCTAA
- a CDS encoding glycine cleavage system protein H, translating to MAVVNGCNIPEDLLYDVDPEANAFTWAKDNGDGTFTIGLTSVAAAMAGRLVAYTPKKVGKTVDRRKSVATIESGKWVGPVPSPLTGEIVEINEALKGNPALVNDDPYGAGWIAKIKPSNPDEVNQLLKGQSAVEALTKVINEKGIKCG from the coding sequence ATGGCAGTAGTTAATGGGTGCAACATACCCGAGGACTTGCTTTACGATGTAGACCCAGAGGCTAACGCCTTCACTTGGGCAAAGGACAACGGTGATGGCACTTTCACCATAGGGCTCACCTCTGTAGCCGCTGCTATGGCAGGAAGGCTCGTAGCTTACACACCCAAAAAGGTAGGTAAAACTGTAGACAGGCGCAAAAGCGTTGCTACCATTGAAAGTGGAAAGTGGGTGGGACCTGTGCCTTCTCCATTAACAGGCGAGATAGTTGAGATAAACGAAGCATTAAAGGGAAACCCAGCTCTTGTGAACGATGATCCCTACGGTGCAGGATGGATAGCAAAGATAAAGCCTTCTAATCCTGACGAGGTGAACCAGCTTCTTAAGGGACAGTCTGCGGTGGAAGCCCTGACTAAGGTAATAAACGAGAAGGGTATAAAGTGCGGTTGA
- a CDS encoding DsrE family protein: protein MKVVILMTSGPRTPWRCASPFYIAALMASNEAEVEMFFNMDGTNLLKRGVAQKIVPAEPNCLSPNGKKPKTVYDFMKDAKQAGVKFYSCKQAVDSLGLTEEDLIKELDGIVPASEFALRALEADKVLIF from the coding sequence ATGAAGGTGGTTATCCTCATGACCAGTGGTCCCAGAACACCTTGGAGATGTGCATCGCCTTTTTATATAGCAGCTCTCATGGCTTCTAACGAAGCGGAAGTGGAGATGTTCTTTAATATGGATGGTACAAATCTTCTTAAGCGCGGTGTGGCTCAAAAGATAGTTCCTGCAGAGCCTAATTGCCTTTCTCCCAACGGGAAAAAACCAAAAACGGTCTATGACTTCATGAAAGATGCCAAACAGGCAGGCGTTAAGTTTTACTCCTGCAAGCAAGCAGTGGACTCTTTGGGGCTCACCGAGGAAGACCTTATAAAAGAACTTGATGGGATTGTTCCAGCCAGTGAGTTTGCCCTTAGGGCACTGGAAGCGGATAAAGTGTTAATATTTTAA
- a CDS encoding thioredoxin family protein, with the protein MGAKDKHVILLVSQWCATCPDADMLWRKLQAEYGFKYDVLDVAQPEGKMWAKKLIIRSVPSTIIDGKLVFVGVPDEAEARKVIES; encoded by the coding sequence ATGGGAGCAAAGGATAAGCATGTGATCCTTTTGGTATCCCAATGGTGTGCCACATGTCCCGATGCGGATATGCTTTGGAGAAAATTACAAGCTGAATACGGTTTTAAGTACGATGTGCTTGATGTGGCTCAGCCAGAAGGTAAAATGTGGGCAAAGAAGCTTATAATTAGGTCTGTGCCTTCTACTATAATAGATGGGAAACTCGTGTTTGTAGGTGTGCCAGATGAGGCAGAAGCAAGGAAGGTAATAGAATCATGA
- a CDS encoding glycine cleavage system protein H — protein MGLGGPTSKEWEYNGCVVPLDLYYDIETQTWFRINEDGTVTMGLTDVGQVRAGRLLHARIKEPGKYIKKGKPVASLESGKWAGPINAVIEGEVIERNEKVLEQPDIINYDPYGEGWVAKIKPADLERDIKDLVTGEKAIEEMKKYIDEWDIVCMRCT, from the coding sequence ATGGGACTGGGTGGTCCTACCAGTAAGGAATGGGAGTACAACGGTTGCGTTGTACCCCTTGACCTTTATTACGATATAGAAACGCAGACATGGTTTAGGATAAACGAAGACGGAACTGTGACCATGGGTCTTACCGATGTGGGACAGGTAAGAGCAGGTAGGCTTTTGCACGCGAGAATAAAAGAGCCAGGCAAGTACATAAAGAAGGGCAAGCCTGTGGCTTCCTTAGAGAGTGGTAAGTGGGCAGGACCAATAAACGCGGTTATAGAAGGCGAGGTGATAGAAAGAAACGAAAAGGTCCTTGAACAACCTGATATAATAAACTACGACCCTTACGGAGAAGGCTGGGTTGCTAAAATAAAACCTGCGGACTTAGAGAGGGATATTAAAGACCTTGTCACTGGTGAAAAGGCTATAGAAGAAATGAAAAAGTACATAGATGAATGGGACATAGTCTGCATGAGGTGCACATGA
- a CDS encoding CoB--CoM heterodisulfide reductase iron-sulfur subunit B family protein, with protein MGVIGKRVAYYPGCSLEGASRAYDVSTRIVAKELGLELDYLEDYNCCGAMESKNVTFMGTMLLNARNMSLARRQGHEVIVAPCNGCSFSLQRAEYFLETDRSVYEKVNALLREGGVDPLDKIPHTYHILEWFYHEAGPQKVKEKTKRPLRGLKVANYYGCLYTRPHFYARTYAHAGGQDEEARPRKRDTADDDEHPYYMNALLEAAGATNVEFEPMHTQCCGGPHSLSDEMVSEKFVMMILQTAKRNGADIIATECPLCHASLEMYRHRLMMKGVPDVDVPAAYFTQLLGLAFGYSANDVKLKDNLSDPLPVLKRLGLA; from the coding sequence ATGGGTGTAATAGGTAAAAGAGTAGCTTATTACCCAGGATGTTCTTTAGAAGGTGCCTCAAGAGCGTATGATGTCTCAACGAGGATCGTTGCCAAAGAGCTCGGTTTAGAGCTTGACTATCTTGAAGATTACAACTGCTGTGGTGCCATGGAGTCTAAAAATGTGACTTTTATGGGCACCATGCTCCTAAATGCCAGGAACATGTCTTTGGCAAGAAGACAGGGACACGAAGTTATAGTGGCACCTTGCAACGGCTGTTCTTTCTCACTTCAAAGAGCAGAGTACTTCTTAGAAACGGACAGAAGCGTTTACGAAAAGGTAAACGCACTTCTCAGAGAGGGTGGCGTAGACCCTCTTGATAAGATACCACACACTTACCACATACTCGAATGGTTTTATCACGAGGCAGGACCTCAAAAGGTAAAGGAAAAGACCAAAAGACCTCTAAGAGGACTCAAAGTTGCCAATTACTACGGATGTCTTTACACAAGACCTCACTTCTACGCAAGGACATACGCACACGCAGGAGGTCAAGATGAAGAAGCAAGGCCAAGAAAGAGAGACACCGCAGATGATGACGAACACCCCTATTATATGAACGCTCTGCTGGAGGCAGCAGGAGCTACCAATGTGGAGTTTGAGCCTATGCACACCCAATGTTGCGGAGGACCCCACTCACTGTCTGATGAGATGGTGTCTGAAAAGTTCGTAATGATGATCCTCCAGACAGCCAAAAGAAACGGAGCGGACATAATAGCAACGGAATGCCCGCTATGCCATGCTTCCCTTGAGATGTACAGACACAGGCTTATGATGAAGGGAGTTCCCGATGTAGATGTGCCTGCTGCATACTTCACTCAACTGCTTGGTTTGGCTTTTGGTTATAGCGCTAACGATGTGAAACTCAAGGATAATCTCTCAGACCCACTTCCTGTGCTCAAAAGACTTGGCCTTGCGTAG
- a CDS encoding 4Fe-4S dicluster domain-containing protein has protein sequence MAIHERSLVEPERILRKERLVVEGVDVSGDWNLIILPRVINDYDLDFAQEIVNSPDGKTINQCYQCSYCTASCPVHNYWDERYNPRHFIYLARLGLIDELQKRADVMWRCVSCHKCTHRCPKGVLVEEVLKVILRTMAKKGLIEEYPSKKFDKFFTEQVLEYGRIEDGELLFGWIEKQGYKVVKDPILKKPIPFIGETPEWLKQLTIKPIKSMNIDFLILNAKHMLFHPRTKNWNKFKQVLRKVMEEEGALAH, from the coding sequence ATGGCTATACACGAAAGGAGTTTGGTAGAGCCAGAGAGGATTTTGAGAAAGGAAAGACTTGTAGTTGAAGGTGTAGACGTTTCTGGGGACTGGAACCTTATAATCCTACCAAGGGTCATAAACGACTATGACCTTGACTTTGCTCAGGAAATAGTAAATTCTCCAGATGGAAAAACCATAAATCAGTGTTATCAGTGTTCTTACTGCACTGCATCGTGTCCTGTTCATAACTACTGGGATGAGCGCTACAACCCCAGGCATTTTATATACCTTGCAAGATTAGGTCTAATAGACGAGCTACAAAAAAGAGCGGATGTAATGTGGAGGTGCGTATCTTGCCATAAATGCACTCACAGATGCCCTAAAGGTGTGCTAGTGGAAGAGGTTCTAAAGGTGATTCTCAGAACCATGGCAAAGAAAGGGCTCATTGAAGAGTATCCTTCCAAAAAGTTTGACAAGTTCTTTACGGAGCAAGTGCTTGAATACGGAAGGATAGAGGATGGAGAGCTTCTTTTTGGATGGATAGAAAAGCAAGGCTACAAGGTGGTGAAAGACCCTATTCTCAAAAAACCTATACCTTTCATAGGAGAGACCCCCGAGTGGCTCAAACAGCTGACCATAAAACCCATAAAATCCATGAATATAGACTTTCTCATACTCAATGCTAAGCATATGCTTTTCCACCCAAGAACCAAAAACTGGAACAAGTTTAAGCAGGTGCTTAGAAAAGTTATGGAAGAAGAAGGCGCATTAGCGCACTAA
- a CDS encoding FAD-dependent oxidoreductase, which translates to MAKKVLVVGGGPAGLGAARVLGRLGVPTLLIEKEEKLGGRPILEDYHTLIPRKLKPSQVLGPYIKEVEENPNVEVKLKTELEACEGEPGNFKVRLSNGETHEVASIIVATGFQHFDARRKGELGYGLYPDVITNLELEQMFSREGKLYRPSNGQLPKRVAFVFCVGSRDRQLGVTNVHCCRYGCALSGLQGSEIREHYPDVDVFCYYMDVRTYGTWEYPFYWAPQEKYGVRYVRGRIAEITYSPADGRLRVKHEDTIVQRPAEVPMDLVVLVLGMEPSEGTKKVAKILGLAQDPDSQFLIPSEESGSNIISNKPGVFIAGACKGPIDIESSLSEGEAAAAEAAAFIGAKVSV; encoded by the coding sequence ATGGCTAAGAAGGTTTTAGTGGTCGGTGGTGGACCAGCTGGTCTTGGTGCAGCGAGGGTGCTGGGTAGGCTCGGCGTGCCTACCCTCCTTATTGAAAAGGAAGAGAAGCTCGGTGGTAGGCCCATACTTGAGGACTATCACACACTCATACCAAGGAAGCTAAAGCCGTCTCAAGTGTTGGGACCTTACATCAAAGAGGTAGAAGAAAACCCCAATGTAGAGGTAAAGCTCAAGACGGAACTTGAAGCTTGCGAAGGAGAACCTGGAAACTTCAAGGTAAGACTTTCCAACGGTGAAACTCACGAAGTGGCTTCTATAATAGTAGCTACCGGTTTTCAACACTTTGATGCCAGAAGAAAGGGAGAACTCGGATACGGCCTTTATCCAGATGTTATCACAAACCTTGAATTGGAACAGATGTTCTCAAGAGAAGGTAAGCTCTACAGACCCTCCAACGGACAGCTACCCAAAAGGGTCGCTTTTGTTTTCTGTGTAGGCTCAAGGGATAGACAGCTTGGCGTTACAAATGTACACTGCTGTAGATACGGATGTGCCTTATCCGGTCTGCAAGGCTCTGAAATAAGAGAACACTATCCGGATGTTGATGTCTTTTGCTACTATATGGATGTGAGAACTTACGGCACTTGGGAGTATCCTTTCTACTGGGCACCTCAGGAAAAGTACGGTGTAAGGTATGTAAGAGGTAGGATAGCGGAGATAACTTATAGCCCTGCTGACGGAAGACTCAGGGTAAAACACGAAGACACCATAGTTCAAAGACCTGCAGAAGTACCCATGGATCTAGTGGTTTTAGTCTTGGGTATGGAACCTTCCGAAGGTACAAAGAAAGTGGCAAAAATACTTGGTCTTGCTCAAGACCCAGATAGCCAGTTCCTCATACCTTCCGAAGAATCTGGTTCTAATATAATATCCAACAAACCCGGCGTATTTATAGCAGGTGCATGCAAAGGACCCATAGACATAGAATCCTCTCTGTCTGAAGGTGAAGCTGCAGCGGCAGAAGCGGCAGCATTTATTGGTGCTAAGGTTAGTGTATGA
- a CDS encoding heterodisulfide reductase-related iron-sulfur binding cluster, translating to MAHGHHKEGSILMYPEKPPFPLKEYNAHYDHIFEMMEELEAKGEILIHRITEEHQPVYVYTRTGRIKVIPTNKLWHHKSCGQCGNIPGYPASVFWFMNKFGLDYLNEPHQTSCTAWNYHGSGTSNPVALAAVWLRNMHQAWKTGYYPLIHCGTSFGSYKETREQLIMNKELRDAVKPILKKLGRLTEDGRIVIPQEVVHYSEWVHAMRYKIAELYQKEGKPKGIDVSNVRVAIHNACHTYKMIADDYPYDPEVFNGQRPAASTAVMQALGAQVVDYSTWYDCCGFGFRHILTEREFTRSFAIQRKLKVIYEEVKADVLITHDTGCTTTFEKNQWIGKAHGMYYPVAVMSDVMFAALACGAHPFKVVQLYWNCSAYEPLLEKMGITNWRELKKEWEDTVKYIAELEKAGKYDELMEFFKTYDLYEPYSRTSTGKPKASATAAVPLFKS from the coding sequence ATGGCACACGGACATCATAAAGAAGGAAGCATACTTATGTATCCTGAGAAGCCACCCTTCCCTCTCAAGGAGTATAACGCTCACTACGATCACATATTTGAGATGATGGAGGAGCTCGAGGCGAAGGGTGAAATACTCATACACAGGATCACTGAAGAGCACCAGCCAGTGTATGTTTACACAAGGACGGGAAGAATAAAGGTTATACCCACCAACAAGCTGTGGCATCACAAATCCTGTGGTCAGTGTGGAAATATACCAGGATATCCCGCATCTGTATTTTGGTTTATGAATAAGTTTGGACTTGATTACCTCAACGAACCTCACCAAACATCTTGCACTGCGTGGAACTACCATGGTTCTGGAACATCAAATCCTGTAGCTCTCGCAGCGGTGTGGCTCAGGAACATGCACCAAGCTTGGAAGACGGGTTATTATCCTCTCATACACTGCGGAACATCCTTTGGTTCTTACAAGGAAACCAGGGAACAGCTCATCATGAACAAAGAGCTCAGAGATGCGGTAAAACCCATACTCAAAAAGCTGGGAAGACTCACAGAGGATGGAAGGATAGTCATCCCTCAAGAAGTGGTCCATTACTCTGAGTGGGTCCACGCTATGAGGTATAAGATAGCAGAACTTTACCAAAAAGAAGGTAAGCCCAAGGGTATAGATGTATCCAATGTGAGGGTTGCCATACACAACGCGTGCCACACATATAAGATGATAGCTGACGACTATCCTTATGATCCTGAGGTATTCAACGGTCAAAGACCTGCAGCATCTACTGCGGTCATGCAAGCTCTTGGTGCACAGGTAGTAGATTACTCCACATGGTACGACTGCTGTGGTTTTGGCTTCAGGCATATACTCACGGAAAGAGAGTTTACCAGGTCCTTTGCCATACAGAGGAAACTCAAGGTTATATACGAAGAGGTCAAAGCTGACGTGCTCATTACGCACGACACGGGATGCACCACAACCTTTGAAAAGAACCAGTGGATAGGAAAAGCTCACGGTATGTACTATCCTGTAGCTGTTATGTCTGATGTGATGTTTGCAGCTCTTGCGTGTGGTGCTCATCCCTTTAAGGTGGTTCAGCTCTACTGGAACTGTTCTGCTTACGAGCCCCTTCTTGAAAAGATGGGTATAACCAACTGGAGAGAGCTCAAGAAAGAGTGGGAAGACACTGTTAAGTACATAGCGGAGCTTGAAAAGGCAGGAAAGTACGACGAGCTCATGGAGTTCTTCAAGACATACGACCTTTACGAGCCTTACAGCAGAACATCTACTGGAAAGCCAAAAGCTTCCGCAACCGCTGCAGTGCCACTATTCAAGTCTTAA
- a CDS encoding 4Fe-4S dicluster domain-containing protein → MDGHIYGYNLPISEKTKSVPWEEKVRIIEEVKSDFRFKEYLFGCLNCGVCTASCPSNRFFDYSPREIVQRFLEEDVEVLYDMMHEYIWACSQCFTCWIRCPFVNNPGGLVAIMREVAVRNAFEATKDLLKPYGRVLLKVMTTGNQLSADMLQPDFFPDWGPKMADNMENLRAKRMAIPFDVGKSVKTAWEVSLETAIEMYTIWRETGIFEMLEKLDPNLYNVIMDIVEENEERYQEMYEEE, encoded by the coding sequence ATGGATGGACATATTTATGGATACAACCTTCCCATATCGGAAAAAACTAAAAGCGTTCCGTGGGAAGAAAAGGTAAGGATCATTGAGGAAGTAAAGTCAGACTTTCGTTTTAAAGAGTACCTGTTTGGTTGCCTTAACTGTGGAGTTTGTACCGCATCCTGTCCATCAAATAGATTCTTTGATTATTCTCCTAGAGAAATAGTCCAAAGGTTCCTTGAAGAAGATGTAGAAGTTCTGTATGACATGATGCACGAGTACATATGGGCGTGTTCTCAATGCTTTACCTGTTGGATACGCTGTCCCTTTGTCAACAACCCAGGTGGACTTGTTGCCATAATGAGAGAAGTGGCTGTGCGTAATGCTTTTGAAGCTACAAAGGATCTTCTTAAGCCTTACGGAAGAGTTCTTCTCAAGGTGATGACCACAGGAAACCAGCTATCAGCAGACATGCTACAGCCCGACTTCTTCCCAGACTGGGGTCCCAAGATGGCAGATAACATGGAGAACTTAAGAGCCAAGAGAATGGCAATACCTTTTGATGTAGGAAAGTCTGTCAAAACCGCTTGGGAAGTATCTTTGGAGACAGCTATAGAGATGTACACCATATGGAGAGAAACCGGTATCTTTGAGATGCTTGAAAAGCTTGATCCTAACCTTTACAACGTGATAATGGATATAGTGGAAGAGAACGAAGAGCGTTATCAAGAGATGTACGAAGAGGAATAA
- a CDS encoding DsrE family protein yields MAAQGYEKLIFYILTVPFFERAEPATGELINPQAGAPFFLATAATTMDYEVEMVITSEAGFLLMRDNAKKVKVRPGVEQTVYDFIKMAKEAGVKIYLCVPSLDLTEIYKKEDVNPELCDGIIGGAAFLDKLMSGEYAVITL; encoded by the coding sequence ATGGCTGCACAAGGTTATGAAAAGCTCATCTTCTACATTTTAACTGTACCTTTCTTTGAGAGGGCTGAGCCTGCAACGGGAGAACTCATAAACCCTCAAGCTGGTGCTCCCTTTTTCCTTGCTACCGCAGCAACTACCATGGACTATGAGGTGGAAATGGTAATAACTTCGGAAGCAGGTTTCTTGCTTATGAGAGATAACGCCAAAAAGGTGAAAGTAAGGCCAGGCGTAGAACAAACCGTTTATGACTTTATAAAAATGGCGAAAGAAGCTGGTGTAAAGATATATCTGTGTGTGCCTTCTCTTGACTTGACGGAAATATACAAAAAGGAAGACGTGAACCCAGAGCTGTGTGATGGGATCATAGGTGGTGCTGCCTTTCTTGATAAATTGATGAGCGGTGAGTATGCGGTTATCACGCTTTAA
- a CDS encoding DsrE/DsrF/DrsH-like family protein: MATERLAIIATKGTLDMAYPPLILASTAASLGIETAIFFTFYGLNIIHKKKMNELKIAPIGNPAMPMAFPPSMQNAITNTISSIFPGPPQIMGIIPGMTDLMTFMMKKTIKEHGVASIPELIEACKEADVKLIPCQMTMELFGYKYEDLIEGLEPPAGAATFMNYVLEADKPMIIFV, from the coding sequence ATGGCTACTGAAAGGCTCGCCATAATAGCTACAAAAGGAACTCTTGATATGGCATATCCACCCTTGATTCTTGCTTCAACTGCAGCCTCTTTGGGTATAGAAACCGCCATCTTTTTTACCTTTTACGGATTAAACATAATACACAAAAAAAAGATGAATGAACTAAAAATTGCACCCATAGGAAATCCAGCTATGCCTATGGCTTTTCCACCATCTATGCAGAATGCCATAACTAACACCATATCTTCCATCTTTCCCGGACCTCCTCAGATCATGGGCATAATACCGGGAATGACAGACCTCATGACCTTTATGATGAAAAAAACCATAAAAGAGCATGGAGTTGCAAGTATTCCCGAGCTTATAGAAGCGTGTAAAGAAGCTGATGTAAAGCTTATTCCCTGTCAAATGACTATGGAGCTCTTCGGATACAAGTACGAAGACCTCATAGAAGGTCTTGAACCTCCTGCAGGAGCAGCAACTTTTATGAACTATGTGTTAGAAGCAGACAAACCTATGATTATCTTCGTATAA
- a CDS encoding sulfurtransferase TusA family protein, whose protein sequence is MATITPDKVLDASGLNCPLPVLKTKKALEELQSGQILEVITTDPGAKADIPAFCSRTGHELLETVEEGGKIIFYLRKK, encoded by the coding sequence ATGGCTACAATAACACCAGACAAGGTGCTTGACGCTTCAGGTCTTAACTGTCCACTTCCCGTCCTTAAGACTAAAAAAGCTCTTGAAGAACTTCAGTCTGGCCAGATCCTTGAAGTCATAACCACAGACCCCGGTGCCAAGGCAGACATACCTGCCTTTTGTAGCAGAACGGGTCATGAGCTTTTGGAAACTGTTGAGGAGGGAGGTAAGATCATCTTTTACCTTAGGAAGAAATAA